The following DNA comes from Planktothrix serta PCC 8927.
CGAGGGCCCAAGGAGAAACGAATTCAGGAGTTGTTGAAACCGCTTGAGTCGGCAATGAGTGGTTCAATCGAGCTAGATACAAATGGGCGTTTTTATTTGAAGAATGAGCGTGGTCGATTTGAGATGCCTCTCGTTGCAGAAGGACAGCGTAAGCTGGCGATGTTGGCACGTCTAATTGCAACTGGCGTGTTACTGGACAAAGGTGCTTTATTCTGGGACGAGCCTGAAGCAAATCTCAACCCGCGTCTTATCAGAGAGGTGGCTCAGAGCATCGTGAATCTAAGTAGTGCAGGCATCCAAGTATTTATTGCTACTCATAGCTTATTTCTATTGCGCGAGCTTGAAATACTGATGACTAACAAATCTAACCCCGGACTTAATGCACGATTTTTTGGATTACACTTCTCAGATGGTAGTGTTATGGTCAAACAAGGAGATGCAATTGATGAGATTGGGGACATCGCTGCACTAGATGAAGATCTTGCCCAATCTGACCGCTTTCTGGATAGTGGAGACTGAGCATGGTGACTGTCACCGTTGATAGTTTGACGTTTGATTTTCCAGACTCATGGAGCGTCACTAAGTATGACGACTGGGCTTTTTACCAGAACCAATTCTCTAAGATGTGGGACGGTATTAAGGCAGTTGATCTTCTCGCTATTGAAAACCAAGTCACATGGCTTATTGAAGTCAAGGATTATCGTCAGCATCCTCGGACAAAAACTATAGATTTGGCCGATGAAGTGGCAAAGAAGGTGTTCTCTACCCTTGCTGCTATGCTACCTGCCAAAATTAATGCTTCGGTAATTGAAGAATGTAATTTTGCCGGGAAGGTTCTGAAAACCACTCAATTACGGGTGGTGCTACATCTTGAACAACCAGAAAAAGACTCAAAACTATTTCCGCGTGCTATTGATCCTTCCAATGTACAACTAAAACTAAGAACCTTGATCAAACCGATTGACCCGCATCCAAAGGTTGTTGAGTCTACTCAGATGCGAGGCTTAGAATGGACAGTGACGTGATTCACCTATATTAATGTGAGTTCAATTTACAGTGAGGAGATGTGCAGGCTAATATCTTCTGGAGCCGATAAATCTCCATATTAAATGTTAAAATTCAGTTTGATATTGAACCAGGCGATCGCTTTCTTCAGAAGCACAATAAGCCTGAATAATCGTATATAAATCAATATCATTTTCTAATAAACACGCATGACCGCTATCGGGTAAAACCACCATTTGAGCATTAGGTAAAGTTTGAGTTAAAAATTGTCCTTCTAAAACAGAAGGTAATAATCGATCAGCACCACTCGCAATTACTAAAACCGGAATATTAATCTCACGAAGATGGGATTCTTTTGGTTTAAACCCTTGCAATAATTCTAATCGCCATGCTGATGTTTCTTTAGGAACTGAATTCATTGCTGCTAATAACGCTTGACGTTCTGAGGCTTCAATTCGTCCTAAAGACGCCAAAAACGGCAGTAAACCGATTACTGAACCGGGATAAAACCAATCAGGAAGCCATTGAGTTAAATAGGAACCCCATCTTAACCAAGGTCGTTGTTTAAAGGATGAAGCCGGATTAACTAAAATTAAACGACTAAACCATTCAGGAGCAACAATTGCGACTAATAAAGCTAAACATCCGCCAAAGGATTCTCCACATAAATAAATCTCCCGTTTGGGGTTAGCTTGGCGTTCAACTTCAATTAAATCTATGGTTTTTTTAGCTAAGGTTTCCCAGTCAGATTGATCAGTTTTCGGAATCGTTAAACAACGAATTTCAAACGCATCCATTAACCGAGGAATTTGAACATTAAACAGTTGACCTGTTCCATCCATTCCCGGTAAAAACAAAAATAACGGTAAATCTGGTCGAGGAGAAGTGGGTTTGAGAAAATTTAGGGTGTTTTCCGTGACTCTGGATGATGTTAAGGAAGAAACAGTCATAATTTAGCTGGGGTTGGCGGTTGGTTGTTGACGGTTGACCGTTGACGGTTGTTGGTTGTCGGTTCACGTTCGTAGGGGCGGGGTTACCCCCATGGGTGTCAACTTAAGCCGAAAACCCGTGATTAAAGCCGAGATTAGATCCCCCTAAATCCCCCTTAAAAAGGGGGACTTGGATCTCCTGTTCCCCCCTTGTTAAGGGGGGTTAGGGGGGATCGTTGACTGGGAATCAGATAGCGCGTGAATTCGGGTTTAAGCGCCTACTTCTAGCGTTAAGTTGACACGCTTTGGGTTACCCCGCCCGTACCAGTCAACTGTCAACTGTCAACCATTAACTTATATTTTGTAACAGAATTTTAGGACAAGTCCGTTTCATTAAACCCGTCAAGACATTTCCGGGGCCAATTTCTACGACTTGTTGAACCTCTAATGCTGATAATTGTAAACAAATTTCTCGCCACCGGACAGAACCCGTCATTTGTTGAGTTAGACGTTGTTTTAACAGAGTTGGATCGGTTGTGGGTGTGGGATCAACATTGGATAAGACCGGAACTTCAGCAGAATTAAAGGTTATTCCGTCTAAAATTTGTTGAAATTCTGTAGCAGCTTCCGCCATTAAGGGAGAGTGAAATGCACCGGAAACATTCAATTTAATCGCCCGTTTTACTTTAATATTTGCTAACAGTTGATCAACGGCTTCAGGAGTTCCTGAAATTACAACTTGTGCGTCACTATTATCATTGGCTAAAACCACATTTTCTATTTGTTGAATTTGTTGTTCCAGTTGTTCTCGATTAAACCCTATTAACGCTGCCATTTGTCCGCCAGCCGTCTTAGCCATTAATTCTGCACGACATTTAACTAACTTCAAACCCGTTTCAAAATCAAACACCCCAGCCGCATATAAAGCCACATATTCCCCTAAACTATGACCTGCAACATAATTAGGAGATTGCCCTTGTTTTTTTAACTGATCTACCAGTAACGTTTCAACCACATATAAACTCGGTTGAGTGTATAAAGTTTTAGAAATTTTATCTTCTGGATCACTACAAATTTCAGGAATAGACCACCCCAGAATATTTTTAGCTAATTCTAATTGAGCTTGAAGTTCAGACTGTTCAAATAAATCTGCCCCCATGCCAATCTTTTGCGAACCCTGACCCGGAAAAATCCATGCTGTTGTTGTCATTTTTATTTTTTAACGATTAACTGTTTACTTTTACACTGATTCTGGGCGGGGAAACCCCGCCCCTACAACTGATTATCTTCCCCATTCAAAAATAGCCGCACCCCAGGTTAATCCAGCGCCAAAACCAGAAGTAACAATGCGATCGCCGGGTTTAATTTTTCCCTCTCGAACAGCTTCATCTAGGGCTAAGGGAATAGAAGCCGCAGAAGTATTACCATATTTTGCTAAATTACTAATCACTTTTTCTGAGGGAATATTTAACTCTTCTGCGACCGCATTTAAGATGCGTTGATTCGCTTGATGGAGAATTAACCAATCGATTTGATCAACAGTTAAATTTGCTCTAAATAATGCTTTTTCAATGATTTCTGGAACTTTTTTAACAGCAAATCGATAGATATCTTTACCATTCATTGTAATCGGATGATAACTCCCTTGACCAATCGTAATTCCGGGTAATATTTCTTGCGGTTGGGGTTGATAGGATAAATTTAAAGATTGATTTTGTCTGCCATCACTTCTAATTTCAAATCCCAAGAGGCGATCGCGTTCATCCGCCTGTAAAATCACAGCCCCAGCCCCATCACCAAATAAAATACAGGTGGAACGATCTGACCAATCAACCCAACGAGATAGAATATCAGCCCCAATTAAAAGAACAGTTTGATAAACCCCAGTCCGAATAAATTGGGAGGCGGTAACTAACCCAAATACAAACCCCGAACAAGCGGCGGTCATATCAAAAGCCACTGCTTTCGTTGCACCCAATTGAGCTTGAATTAAACTAGCACTTCCAAATAGATCATCAGCTGTTGATGTAGCTAAAATAATCAAATCAATATCCCCAGGATCAATTTGGGCCATAGCGATCGCCGATTTAGCCGCCGATGTTGCTAATGCACTTAAGCAAGTATTCGGATCAGCTAACCGTCGCTGCTGAATTCCCGTGCGAGAAGTAATCCATTCATCGGAAGTTGCGACCCGTTCAGACAGTCCATAATTATCGAGTAAAACCGAGGGAGTCGCCGATCCGCAGCCTGTAATTGCAATGCCTGTTATTGTCATCGAACCTCTGTTCTTTGTCATGAGCTTGAAGAAGGCGATCAGTGACGAGGTAAAAGGTAAAAGGTAAAAGGTAAAAGGTAAAAACAAGAACATTTTGCCATTTTACTTTTTACTTTTCCCTTAAAATTAGGATTAACTACTGACAGCTTTTTGATCAGGTTGAGAGTGTTGTTGATATTGGGATTGAATGCGTTCTAGCACTTGGTTATCGATCGCCTCTTTTGCCAAACGAACTGCATTAGCAATCGTTGCACCTTTCGAGGAACCATGACTAATAATACAAACCCCCGCCACCCCTAAGAGCAAAGCGCCGCCATGTTCAACATGATCCACCCGTTGTTTAAACCGCATTAAACTCGGTTTCAGCAGCGTTGTTCCCAATTTTGCCTGTAATCCCGAAGTTAACTCCTCCTTGAGCATTTGCAGAACTGCTTCTCCCACTCCTTCAGCAAATTTCAATAGCACATTTCCTACAAAACCATCGCAGACAATCACATCAAATTTCCCCGTGAGGACATCTCGGCCCTCAGCATTTCCACCAAAGGCAATTTCAGGATGATTTTCTAGGAGTTGATAGGTGCGAATTGCCAGATCATTGCCTTTACAGGCTTCCTCACCAATATTGAGTAACCCCACTTGGGGTTGAGGCGTTCCCAGGACATAACGACTGTAAATCGTTCCCATTACGGCAAACTGTTCTAAAAATTTGGGGCGACAATCAACATTCGCACCCACATCTAAGACCAAAACCGGAGAATCAAGCTTCATGGTGGGCAAAACAGCACCAATAGCAGGGCGATCAATACCGGGGAGACGTCCCAAACGCAACAAAGCCGAAGCCATTGCTGCACCGGAATGACCCGCCGAAACGACTGCATCGGCTTTTTTTTGCTTAACTAAATTCATTGCCACGTTAATTGAAGCTTTGGGTTTGCGTTTCAATGCTCCCAAGGCTTCTTCGTGCATTTCGATCGTTCCCTCAGCCGGAATAATTTGGGGTAGGGGCAAATTGCTAGAGTGGTGTTTGAGGGCGGATTCAATTTGATCGGGATCACCGACCAAAAAGACTTCCACGTCCCATTTTTCCTGTGCCATAATTGCCCCTGCAACGATTTCGGCCGGAGCATGATCTCCGCCCATAGCGTCAATTGCAATTCGTGTGCGAGTTGAACCCATTGACCAACGTTAGAGAAACCTTCAAAATTTTACCGGAAGATTGCCAAGTCTAAAAGAGGGGAGCACCGGGAGCAGGGGAAGAGTTTTTCCTTTATTCTTTAGTATTGGGTTGGTTTGATGTTTTTTAGCGATTAAATATGATTGATATTATTAGTTCGGGATTAGTGAGTGTTTGGTTGGAAATGGCGGGGATGGATCAGGCGGGACTGAATGCCTCTCTACTGGACAATTTAGAGACTGAGTTATCGCAAGCCGTATTTCCTCAACAGCCTGATCCGGTTGCAGAAGCGGTGATGCAGCAATATTTGAATCGCTTATCAGCAAAAGGACTTTCAAAGGATATACAGGGGATCTGGGTGCAGTCGAGTTGGGTTCCCTTGGCTAAGAATTCGGGGACAACACCCCTACCTGCGGCTTCTCTGACGAAGATTGCGACTTCTTTGGCATCCCTACAGGTTTGGAGTCCTGAACATCGGTTTGAGACGTTAATCGGGGTCACTGGGCCGATTGTTGGGGGTGTGGTACAAGGGGATTTAGTGATTACGGGGAATGGTGATCCGTTTTTTATTTGGGAAGAAGCGATCGCATTAGGAAATACCCTAAATCAAATGGGAATTCGTGGGGTAACAGGGAATTTAATTATTGCGGGTAATTTCTATATGAATTATGAAGTTGATCCCCTTAAGGTGGGTGAATTATTAAAACAAGCATTAAATTCAACTTCTTGGAACGAAGAAATTATCTATCAACATTCTCGAATGACACCGGGAACCGCTAAACCTCAAGTTATGATTGCGGGAAATGTAATCTCTCAATTTGGGGGAGCTAATTCAACATTAATTATCCGTCATCAGTCTTTAGCCTTAGTGGAAATTATTAAACAAATGAATATTTATAGTAATAATCCGATGGCTGAAATTTTAGCGGCTAATGTTGGGGGGGCAGCTACAGTTAGGCAATTAGTATCACAAGCGGCAGGAGTTCCTATAGAAGAAATTCGGTTAATTAATGGTTCGGGATTAGAACCTGAAAATCAAATTTCTCCGAGGGCTGTTGTCGGAATGTTCATGGCTTTAGCTCGATATTTACAAGAGACTAATATTACCGTTGCTGATTTATTTCCGATTGCCGGAATAGACACCCAAGGAACTTTAGAAGACCGAAAAATACCCGTTTCTACTCCGGTAAAAACTGGAACGTTATCGGATGTTAGTGCGTTAGCCGGGGTTTTACCCACCCGTGACCGGGGTTTAGTTTGGTTTGCTATTATTAATCGCGGAACGGATTTAGATGGGTTAAGAGCCGATCAGGATTTATTATTACAACAATTGGTAAGTCAATGGGGTTCTCCTAATACCTTACCCGAATTAATTCAACCTCATATTGATGGTCGTCGTCCGGGTATTGGTGATCCGAATCGCAATCAAATTTTAGTCCAAACCGTTGCACCATCTTCATAAATTTTTATTAATTTAATCATCAAATATCAGGTGTTTAGATGGGACACCTAAACTTTTTAACGTTTGAATAAGGAGTAAAAAATTTAATGACTTCACCCTATGAAGGTTTAAGTATTGAGCAATGGAAATCCAAAACACAGGAGTTAATTGAAAATCATCCGCTTCATTTAGAAATGATTAGAGAAATTGCTTTGAAAAGTTGGGATATTTTATGGCAAACAACAATTGGAGAAGGTGAATTAGCAATACCACTTTATAGCTTAGATGTTCCTGCTATGGTCGTTGGTTACTTTTTTGAAAAGTTATTTGCTAAAGAACTACAAATGAGAGCACCTCAATTGTGGAGGGGTGGTATTAGTAAAGAAGAAAAAGATCTAGTTTATATTTCAGATCAATCTTATTCTATTGAGATCAAAACATCAGGTCAACTGGGTTCAAAAATTTTCGGAAATCGCAGCTATGGAAAATCAGTGGAAAATCCTGATTTAGCTAAAAAAGAAAAATCGGGTTATTATATCACCGTTAATTTTTACGATCAGATGATCAACTTGATCAGATTTGGTTGGATTGATCATTCAGATTGGAAAGCACAATTATCACAAACAGGTCAAGCCGCAGGTTTAAGTGAAGAGACTTACACCTATAAGTTAATCCCTATTACTGGAGAATATCGGTTAAATACTCCTGTCACATTGCTTAAAGGTGTTGGCAAAAAGACAGCTAAAATATTTGAAGCAGAAGGCATTAAAACAGTTCGAGAGTTGAAAAACTATCAAGGTAACAATCAAAAATTGTTGGAATTTAAACAAAAGCTTGAAGATTTAGAATTGAGATAATGTAACAACTATTCGTTACCAGATTTGTAGATTAATTATAAATTAAAGGCAATAATGAAGTTTGTATGAAATTTATTTCTTCTAAATGATTTTGTATTCTTTGAGTTGCAATTTCACAATATTCGGGTTTAATTTCAAAACCAATTACCGGACGATTTAAACTTAAAGCTGCGATCGCAGATGTTCCCGAACCTAAAAAAGGATCTAGAATTAAATCTCCTTGATTAGAAGAGGCTTTAATAATCCGATCAATAACAGAAACGGGAAATTGTGCAGGATGAGAAGTTCGTTCTTTAGAAGCACGATTTTTACCGGAGGTTACTTTAGGAAATGACCAAACATCCGTCGGGTTTTTTCCTAATGGATTGACTTTAATTTTACCATTTTTCTTTTGATTGGGATATTTAACATTGGGATCACGAATTTCATC
Coding sequences within:
- a CDS encoding beta-ketoacyl-ACP synthase III, giving the protein MTITGIAITGCGSATPSVLLDNYGLSERVATSDEWITSRTGIQQRRLADPNTCLSALATSAAKSAIAMAQIDPGDIDLIILATSTADDLFGSASLIQAQLGATKAVAFDMTAACSGFVFGLVTASQFIRTGVYQTVLLIGADILSRWVDWSDRSTCILFGDGAGAVILQADERDRLLGFEIRSDGRQNQSLNLSYQPQPQEILPGITIGQGSYHPITMNGKDIYRFAVKKVPEIIEKALFRANLTVDQIDWLILHQANQRILNAVAEELNIPSEKVISNLAKYGNTSAASIPLALDEAVREGKIKPGDRIVTSGFGAGLTWGAAIFEWGR
- a CDS encoding ScaI family restriction endonuclease, with product MTSPYEGLSIEQWKSKTQELIENHPLHLEMIREIALKSWDILWQTTIGEGELAIPLYSLDVPAMVVGYFFEKLFAKELQMRAPQLWRGGISKEEKDLVYISDQSYSIEIKTSGQLGSKIFGNRSYGKSVENPDLAKKEKSGYYITVNFYDQMINLIRFGWIDHSDWKAQLSQTGQAAGLSEETYTYKLIPITGEYRLNTPVTLLKGVGKKTAKIFEAEGIKTVRELKNYQGNNQKLLEFKQKLEDLELR
- the fabD gene encoding ACP S-malonyltransferase, with amino-acid sequence MTTTAWIFPGQGSQKIGMGADLFEQSELQAQLELAKNILGWSIPEICSDPEDKISKTLYTQPSLYVVETLLVDQLKKQGQSPNYVAGHSLGEYVALYAAGVFDFETGLKLVKCRAELMAKTAGGQMAALIGFNREQLEQQIQQIENVVLANDNSDAQVVISGTPEAVDQLLANIKVKRAIKLNVSGAFHSPLMAEAATEFQQILDGITFNSAEVPVLSNVDPTPTTDPTLLKQRLTQQMTGSVRWREICLQLSALEVQQVVEIGPGNVLTGLMKRTCPKILLQNIS
- the plsX gene encoding phosphate acyltransferase PlsX, which codes for MGSTRTRIAIDAMGGDHAPAEIVAGAIMAQEKWDVEVFLVGDPDQIESALKHHSSNLPLPQIIPAEGTIEMHEEALGALKRKPKASINVAMNLVKQKKADAVVSAGHSGAAMASALLRLGRLPGIDRPAIGAVLPTMKLDSPVLVLDVGANVDCRPKFLEQFAVMGTIYSRYVLGTPQPQVGLLNIGEEACKGNDLAIRTYQLLENHPEIAFGGNAEGRDVLTGKFDVIVCDGFVGNVLLKFAEGVGEAVLQMLKEELTSGLQAKLGTTLLKPSLMRFKQRVDHVEHGGALLLGVAGVCIISHGSSKGATIANAVRLAKEAIDNQVLERIQSQYQQHSQPDQKAVSS
- a CDS encoding D-alanyl-D-alanine carboxypeptidase, producing the protein MIDIISSGLVSVWLEMAGMDQAGLNASLLDNLETELSQAVFPQQPDPVAEAVMQQYLNRLSAKGLSKDIQGIWVQSSWVPLAKNSGTTPLPAASLTKIATSLASLQVWSPEHRFETLIGVTGPIVGGVVQGDLVITGNGDPFFIWEEAIALGNTLNQMGIRGVTGNLIIAGNFYMNYEVDPLKVGELLKQALNSTSWNEEIIYQHSRMTPGTAKPQVMIAGNVISQFGGANSTLIIRHQSLALVEIIKQMNIYSNNPMAEILAANVGGAATVRQLVSQAAGVPIEEIRLINGSGLEPENQISPRAVVGMFMALARYLQETNITVADLFPIAGIDTQGTLEDRKIPVSTPVKTGTLSDVSALAGVLPTRDRGLVWFAIINRGTDLDGLRADQDLLLQQLVSQWGSPNTLPELIQPHIDGRRPGIGDPNRNQILVQTVAPSS
- a CDS encoding cysteine--tRNA ligase; its protein translation is MVTVTVDSLTFDFPDSWSVTKYDDWAFYQNQFSKMWDGIKAVDLLAIENQVTWLIEVKDYRQHPRTKTIDLADEVAKKVFSTLAAMLPAKINASVIEECNFAGKVLKTTQLRVVLHLEQPEKDSKLFPRAIDPSNVQLKLRTLIKPIDPHPKVVESTQMRGLEWTVT
- a CDS encoding alpha/beta fold hydrolase, with translation MTVSSLTSSRVTENTLNFLKPTSPRPDLPLFLFLPGMDGTGQLFNVQIPRLMDAFEIRCLTIPKTDQSDWETLAKKTIDLIEVERQANPKREIYLCGESFGGCLALLVAIVAPEWFSRLILVNPASSFKQRPWLRWGSYLTQWLPDWFYPGSVIGLLPFLASLGRIEASERQALLAAMNSVPKETSAWRLELLQGFKPKESHLREINIPVLVIASGADRLLPSVLEGQFLTQTLPNAQMVVLPDSGHACLLENDIDLYTIIQAYCASEESDRLVQYQTEF